From a single Alkalihalophilus pseudofirmus genomic region:
- the hxlA gene encoding 3-hexulose-6-phosphate synthase translates to MKLQLALDRLTKEECSDILKETHEAIDLIEIGTGVIKEYGTSIIKEMKQSYPEHIIVADMKTCDAGKAEAVQAFEAGADITTVMAFAHDATIRDMVEVAKSYQKRVMVDLLGVDSKERIHELKELGVDLVSLHIGKDMQGDGKAATAGLFSLLEEVRAEMEVSVAGGINEELLPQFLQHSPDILIVGSAITKADDKASVAQKMKEMILT, encoded by the coding sequence ATGAAGCTGCAGCTTGCCCTAGATCGTTTAACAAAAGAGGAATGCTCAGACATTCTTAAAGAAACGCACGAAGCGATTGATCTTATAGAAATTGGAACGGGCGTCATTAAAGAATACGGCACCTCAATTATAAAAGAAATGAAGCAGTCATACCCAGAACACATCATTGTAGCAGATATGAAAACATGTGATGCAGGGAAGGCTGAAGCAGTGCAGGCATTTGAAGCAGGTGCTGATATCACAACGGTTATGGCATTTGCCCATGATGCGACGATCCGAGACATGGTCGAGGTAGCGAAGAGTTATCAGAAACGAGTAATGGTTGACCTCTTAGGGGTCGATAGCAAAGAGAGAATACATGAGCTTAAAGAATTAGGTGTTGATTTAGTTAGTCTCCACATCGGCAAAGATATGCAAGGGGATGGAAAGGCTGCTACAGCAGGGCTTTTCAGCTTACTTGAAGAGGTAAGAGCGGAGATGGAAGTGTCAGTGGCAGGTGGAATTAATGAAGAATTGCTGCCGCAATTCCTTCAGCACTCACCAGATATCTTAATTGTCGGCAGTGCGATCACTAAGGCAGATGATAAAGCCTCTGTTGCACAGAAAATGAAGGAGATGATTTTAACTTGA
- the hxlB gene encoding 6-phospho-3-hexuloisomerase has protein sequence MKTTLNTVAKEVNEVLQQVKEDQAIDLSKALLQAKRIFVLGEGRSGLMGKAFAMRLMHAGFQVYAVGETITPSIQQDDLLVAISGSGTTGSIVQFAKKAKEAGAEVAGVTTDATSPLAEVSSNVLIIPAATKYRRETEPDTIQPLGNQFDQSLHLLLDAIIIYTVKETSSHEEMKNRHANLE, from the coding sequence TTGAAAACGACACTGAATACAGTAGCGAAAGAAGTAAATGAAGTCCTTCAACAGGTTAAAGAAGATCAAGCGATTGACCTCTCAAAAGCGCTGCTGCAGGCTAAACGCATTTTCGTTTTAGGAGAAGGACGTTCTGGACTAATGGGTAAGGCCTTTGCGATGAGGCTGATGCATGCAGGGTTTCAGGTGTATGCAGTAGGAGAGACGATCACACCAAGCATTCAGCAAGATGATCTGCTAGTGGCCATCTCTGGCTCAGGAACAACTGGATCGATCGTTCAATTTGCAAAAAAAGCCAAAGAGGCAGGGGCTGAGGTTGCAGGAGTAACAACAGATGCCACTTCTCCATTAGCAGAAGTGAGCAGCAATGTGCTGATCATCCCAGCAGCAACGAAATACAGAAGAGAAACAGAGCCGGATACGATCCAGCCGCTCGGCAATCAATTTGATCAAAGTCTACATTTACTTCTAGATGCCATCATCATCTACACCGTGAAAGAAACAAGCAGCCATGAAGAGATGAAAAACAGGCATGCCAACTTAGAGTAG
- a CDS encoding substrate-binding domain-containing protein yields the protein MKKVTMMDVAKEANVSKSTVSQYINKRYDYMSVETKKRIKEAIEKLGYQPNYIAKSLKQKKTSTIGVIVANILHSFSTQVIRAVEDYCHEHDFHVIVCNADDDPEKEKKYVEMLQAKQVDGLIVFPTGGNVELFQQMVEQNFPLVFVDRRIEGLDVPSILLDNKKAITLAVEHLLERNYKRIGIITPSLIRKITPRIERIQGYKDALEKHGLELNEQYMKSVDVPLMKDTVKEMLELPEPPDALLAGNDLALMEVLKLVKEEGLEVPSKLAIVGVDDVSFASLFNPSLTTIAQPAFEMGTDAAERLLNRIKGSPVEHSCVTYYEPVLRKRQSS from the coding sequence ATGAAAAAAGTTACGATGATGGATGTCGCCAAAGAAGCGAATGTATCCAAAAGCACAGTCTCTCAGTACATTAACAAACGTTATGACTATATGAGTGTAGAGACGAAAAAGCGAATTAAAGAAGCGATTGAAAAGCTTGGGTATCAGCCGAATTACATAGCTAAAAGCCTCAAGCAGAAGAAGACATCAACAATCGGTGTGATTGTCGCAAATATTCTTCATTCTTTTTCTACTCAAGTCATACGAGCCGTTGAAGATTACTGCCATGAACATGATTTCCATGTCATTGTTTGTAATGCTGATGATGATCCTGAAAAGGAAAAGAAGTATGTCGAGATGCTGCAAGCTAAGCAAGTAGACGGGTTAATTGTTTTCCCAACTGGAGGCAACGTCGAATTGTTCCAACAGATGGTCGAGCAGAATTTCCCGCTTGTGTTTGTAGATAGAAGAATTGAAGGCTTAGACGTTCCTAGTATTTTACTCGACAACAAAAAAGCAATAACTCTTGCAGTAGAACATTTGCTTGAGAGGAACTATAAACGGATTGGCATTATTACTCCTTCCTTAATTCGTAAGATTACACCTCGTATCGAACGGATTCAAGGCTATAAGGATGCCTTAGAAAAACACGGATTAGAACTAAATGAACAATACATGAAAAGTGTAGATGTTCCTCTTATGAAAGATACAGTAAAAGAGATGTTAGAACTTCCTGAGCCTCCTGATGCACTATTAGCAGGGAATGATTTAGCGTTGATGGAAGTCTTGAAATTAGTGAAGGAAGAAGGTCTCGAAGTTCCTAGTAAGCTAGCAATCGTAGGTGTTGATGATGTTTCTTTTGCAAGCCTTTTCAATCCTTCGCTGACAACGATTGCACAACCTGCTTTTGAAATGGGTACAGACGCAGCGGAACGATTATTGAACAGAATTAAAGGTTCTCCTGTAGAGCACAGCTGTGTAACGTACTATGAACCCGTTCTACGCAAGAGACAATCTAGTTAA
- a CDS encoding sugar kinase: protein MMRKDVITIGDAMITFNPATTGPMRFVQSFERKVGGAELNFALGCARLGLQTGWISRLGADEFGRFIINFVRGEGIDISEVELVEGCPTSLNFKEIREDGTGTTHYYRYNSPTQVLTEDTLNEDYIKNSKVLHVTGVFAAIDKKNPGILLEAVKLAKKHGVTVSFDPNLRLKLWTIEEAKAAFHSILPYVDIILSGVEEAELLYGEKSIDEYIDIFKGYGIRDIILKRGAEGSVGYRDGELIYADPVKPKVVVDTVGAGDGFNAGYIYSYLNGSALDESLAFANLIGSMVVSVQGDNEGLPYLDDVMVRLGKKEEVER, encoded by the coding sequence ATGATGAGAAAAGATGTTATTACAATTGGCGATGCCATGATTACATTTAATCCAGCAACGACTGGCCCAATGAGGTTTGTCCAAAGCTTTGAGCGAAAGGTTGGCGGAGCAGAGCTGAACTTTGCTCTTGGCTGTGCTCGTCTAGGCTTACAGACGGGCTGGATCTCAAGGCTCGGTGCTGATGAGTTTGGCAGATTTATTATCAATTTTGTACGAGGTGAAGGGATTGATATATCGGAAGTAGAGCTGGTGGAAGGGTGCCCGACATCACTTAATTTTAAAGAGATTAGAGAAGATGGCACAGGAACGACCCATTATTACCGGTATAATTCTCCAACCCAAGTCCTGACAGAAGACACGTTAAATGAAGACTATATTAAAAACAGTAAAGTCCTTCATGTCACCGGGGTGTTCGCAGCTATTGATAAAAAAAATCCAGGCATCTTGCTTGAAGCAGTGAAGCTTGCAAAAAAGCACGGGGTTACGGTTTCGTTTGATCCAAACTTACGCTTGAAGCTGTGGACGATTGAAGAAGCGAAAGCTGCTTTTCATTCTATTCTTCCTTATGTCGATATTATCTTATCTGGAGTTGAAGAAGCAGAACTGCTTTACGGCGAGAAATCCATAGACGAGTATATTGATATTTTCAAAGGATACGGGATTAGAGACATTATCCTGAAACGCGGAGCAGAAGGTTCGGTCGGCTACCGCGATGGCGAGCTGATTTATGCTGATCCTGTAAAACCTAAAGTGGTCGTCGATACAGTAGGCGCAGGAGACGGATTTAACGCAGGCTACATTTATTCTTACTTAAATGGAAGCGCTCTCGATGAGTCCCTCGCATTTGCTAACTTAATCGGTTCGATGGTTGTAAGTGTACAAGGAGACAATGAAGGGCTGCCTTATCTTGATGATGTGATGGTAAGGCTCGGTAAGAAAGAAGAAGTGGAAAGGTAG